In one window of Chryseobacterium sp. JV274 DNA:
- a CDS encoding NUDIX hydrolase, whose product MENFGKDLLRKIKSVELPGEHAHGVFSPPSRPVFTYDEVLAKNPKFAAVNILLYLKDNEWYFPLIQRTINEHDRHSGQISLPGGKREEMDRDFAETAVRETSEEIGIDKHYVRIIREMSPIYIPPSNFYVYPYISYTKKNPAFVLQQTEAVETIEFPITSFLNLSGTPEIMALPNANGYEVPVINFNGYIIWGATAMILSEFSQLLKKM is encoded by the coding sequence ATGGAAAATTTTGGAAAAGATTTATTACGAAAAATAAAAAGTGTAGAGCTTCCTGGTGAACACGCCCATGGAGTTTTCTCACCTCCCTCCCGCCCCGTTTTTACTTATGATGAAGTATTGGCAAAGAATCCCAAATTTGCCGCGGTCAACATCCTTCTGTATCTGAAAGACAATGAATGGTATTTTCCATTGATTCAAAGAACGATTAACGAACACGACAGACACAGCGGGCAGATTTCACTGCCTGGAGGAAAGCGTGAGGAGATGGACAGAGATTTTGCGGAAACTGCAGTTCGGGAAACTTCCGAAGAAATTGGAATAGACAAACATTATGTAAGGATCATCAGAGAAATGTCTCCTATTTATATTCCACCGAGCAATTTTTATGTATATCCCTATATTTCTTATACTAAAAAGAATCCCGCCTTCGTTCTTCAGCAGACGGAAGCTGTGGAAACCATAGAATTTCCCATCACTTCCTTTCTAAACCTGTCTGGTACCCCCGAAATCATGGCACTGCCTAATGCAAACGGATATGAGGTTCCTGTTATCAATTTCAACGGATACATTATCTGGGGTGCTACAGCGATGATATTAAGTGAATTCAGCCAGTTGCTGAAAAAAATGTAA
- a CDS encoding RIP homotypic interaction motif-containing protein yields the protein MKNLLTGVFTLFAMSFGFAQFNIDVTTQTGNLNVATVDQTGLLNINSLTQTGNRNTADIDQVGILNVNTAQSIGNRNSIDVDQVGIGNSNEVMQMGNRNSASTWQLGVLNSTEQTQIGRRNDASSVQVGLGNSVVQYQDGRRNDASAIQLGSGNEAYQVQLGRRNDASGLQVGANNILVQYQDGNDNSATHVQAGTGNIAASVQVGDDNTSAGLQIGNANQLYQFQVGDSNTAIDLQMGNGNFTWVAQSGDGHIHVGTQMGNGNSMIVNQSN from the coding sequence ATGAAAAATTTACTTACAGGTGTATTTACACTATTCGCCATGAGTTTCGGATTTGCACAATTCAATATTGATGTAACTACCCAAACAGGAAACTTAAATGTTGCTACTGTGGATCAGACTGGTCTTTTGAACATCAACTCTTTGACACAGACAGGGAATCGTAATACTGCAGACATTGATCAGGTAGGTATTTTGAACGTTAATACTGCACAAAGTATAGGAAACAGAAACTCAATAGATGTAGATCAGGTGGGTATTGGAAACTCAAATGAAGTAATGCAGATGGGAAACAGAAACTCTGCTTCAACATGGCAGCTTGGAGTTCTTAACTCTACAGAACAAACTCAGATAGGAAGAAGAAATGATGCTTCTTCGGTACAGGTAGGATTAGGGAACTCTGTCGTTCAATATCAGGACGGAAGAAGAAATGATGCTTCAGCTATTCAGTTAGGTAGCGGTAATGAAGCTTATCAGGTTCAGCTGGGAAGAAGAAATGATGCCAGCGGACTTCAGGTAGGAGCCAACAATATCCTTGTTCAATATCAGGATGGTAATGATAACAGTGCTACTCACGTACAAGCAGGAACAGGTAATATTGCCGCTTCAGTTCAGGTAGGAGATGATAATACCTCTGCTGGATTACAGATCGGTAATGCCAACCAGCTTTATCAGTTCCAGGTAGGAGATTCCAACACAGCTATTGACCTTCAGATGGGTAATGGTAACTTCACCTGGGTAGCTCAGAGTGGTGATGGCCATATTCATGTAGGAACTCAGATGGGTAACGGAAACTCAATGATTGTGAATCAATCCAATTAA
- a CDS encoding curli production assembly/transport protein CsgE, producing the protein MMKLLYSLSLSTFFSFLSVWTYGQEDKKINARIESSLLENQIILKAIVMNNTTVYKELNYLLVSIKKGNGGNFSNNQQSGKFSVNPNEVKILSEISVNLESKDALKAFLYIRDEETQKLVAKDSLELNGDLFKKKTAKVEEDAAYELRGLTIDETKTKVGKDFYDLFYMQYSQLPDKSSSAITITELPLRGTSGQINIRIEDKIIYSFMTNPAEDYLKEQLVYSLKYIKEFNAKKNLIKNEFIY; encoded by the coding sequence ATGATGAAACTTTTATATTCCCTTAGCCTGAGCACATTTTTTAGCTTCCTGTCTGTATGGACTTATGGGCAGGAAGATAAAAAAATAAATGCAAGAATAGAGAGCAGCCTCCTTGAAAATCAGATTATACTGAAAGCAATTGTAATGAACAATACCACCGTTTATAAGGAATTGAATTACCTTTTAGTTTCTATTAAAAAAGGAAATGGCGGGAACTTTTCAAACAATCAGCAGAGTGGTAAATTTTCTGTGAATCCCAATGAAGTTAAAATATTATCGGAAATCAGTGTCAATCTTGAATCAAAAGATGCCTTGAAAGCCTTCCTTTATATCAGGGATGAAGAAACACAAAAGCTGGTCGCCAAAGACAGTCTGGAGCTTAACGGTGATCTTTTTAAAAAGAAAACAGCAAAGGTAGAAGAAGATGCTGCTTATGAGCTGAGAGGATTGACCATTGATGAAACCAAAACCAAGGTTGGAAAAGATTTTTATGATCTTTTTTATATGCAATACAGTCAGCTTCCGGATAAAAGTAGCAGTGCTATTACGATTACAGAACTTCCCCTTCGCGGAACAAGCGGCCAGATTAATATTCGGATTGAGGATAAGATTATTTACAGTTTTATGACCAATCCTGCAGAAGATTATTTAAAAGAGCAGCTGGTCTACAGCTTAAAATATATCAAAGAATTTAACGCTAAGAAAAACCTTATTAAAAATGAATTTATCTACTAA
- a CDS encoding curli production assembly/transport component CsgF has translation MKTFIIILTFIAGIFYGKSQQLVYKPVNPAFGGDTFNYQWLLSSANAQNQFDEKNDFSDLLDRVNSLDSFTQSLNRQILSELSRKLFDEQFGDGNIKPGNYLFGSLYLQITNTNQGLLINILDTSNGDQSEIVIPK, from the coding sequence ATGAAAACCTTTATCATTATTTTGACCTTTATTGCAGGTATTTTCTACGGAAAATCTCAGCAGCTCGTCTACAAACCGGTCAATCCGGCTTTTGGAGGAGACACGTTTAATTATCAGTGGCTTTTAAGCTCTGCCAATGCACAAAACCAATTTGACGAAAAAAATGATTTCAGCGATCTGCTGGATCGTGTAAATTCTCTTGACAGCTTTACCCAGAGTCTCAACAGACAGATTCTCAGTGAGCTTTCAAGAAAACTGTTTGATGAACAGTTTGGTGATGGAAATATAAAGCCCGGAAATTATCTTTTCGGATCGCTTTACTTACAGATTACCAATACTAATCAGGGACTTTTAATCAATATTTTGGATACCAGTAATGGCGATCAGTCCGAGATCGTAATTCCGAAATAG
- a CDS encoding CsgG/HfaB family protein, with the protein MTTYTYTRIFFCSFLLCILQACSSIFGLPSDPEKPTMGEVTSSTAELKNLPLPKEKIVIGVYKFRDQTGQYKPSENGNNWSTAVPQGTTTILIKALEDSHWFIPIERENIANLLNERQIIRSTRQEYIKDADKNSQALPPLLYAGILLEGGVISYDSNILTGGLGARYFGIGASTQYRQDRITIYLRAVSTLNGEILKTVYTSKTILSTNVNGSFFRYIDTERLLEAEVGLTQNEPVQLAVTEAIEKAVKSLIVEGIRDKIWGKAVDPNGGYQTLINEYNREQEQNDGRAVGGKYPENYRQKVSVFANVEGQKVKDDYVGPKMNVGGKIGFKYFLTPYLNIELNGSYFTLENSNIVKRNYFGPEVNLEYVLFPKYRFSPYIYGGAGAMYSKYKPQYKTQFGGGLEYMISRNVSLRASAQYDLGFKDDWEGLVNGKRKDQALRFGIGINFYFGNK; encoded by the coding sequence ATGACAACCTACACTTACACCAGAATCTTTTTCTGTAGTTTCCTGCTATGCATTCTGCAGGCTTGTAGCTCAATATTTGGTTTACCTTCGGATCCCGAAAAACCAACAATGGGTGAGGTTACTTCCTCTACCGCAGAACTGAAAAACCTTCCCCTTCCCAAAGAAAAAATTGTAATTGGGGTCTACAAATTCCGGGACCAGACCGGCCAGTATAAACCTTCCGAAAACGGAAACAACTGGAGCACGGCAGTCCCTCAGGGAACCACCACCATTCTTATCAAAGCACTGGAAGACAGCCATTGGTTTATCCCTATTGAAAGGGAAAATATTGCCAATCTTCTCAATGAAAGACAAATCATCCGTTCCACACGACAGGAATATATAAAGGATGCAGATAAAAACAGTCAGGCACTTCCTCCTCTTTTATATGCCGGAATTCTTCTTGAAGGGGGCGTAATCTCCTATGACAGCAATATTCTCACCGGAGGGCTTGGAGCGAGGTATTTCGGAATCGGTGCTTCCACACAATACCGCCAGGACAGAATTACTATTTACCTTCGTGCTGTCTCTACTCTTAATGGAGAAATTCTTAAAACAGTTTATACCTCTAAAACCATTCTTTCAACCAACGTCAACGGAAGTTTTTTCAGATATATTGATACGGAAAGACTCCTTGAAGCTGAGGTAGGACTCACCCAGAATGAGCCCGTTCAGCTTGCTGTGACAGAGGCTATTGAAAAAGCTGTAAAATCTCTTATTGTAGAAGGAATAAGAGATAAAATCTGGGGGAAAGCAGTGGATCCCAATGGAGGATACCAGACTTTAATCAATGAATATAACAGAGAGCAGGAGCAAAATGACGGAAGAGCAGTAGGCGGCAAATATCCGGAGAACTACAGACAGAAAGTTTCTGTATTTGCCAATGTTGAAGGGCAGAAAGTGAAAGATGATTATGTAGGCCCTAAAATGAATGTTGGAGGTAAAATAGGATTCAAATATTTCCTTACTCCCTACCTGAATATAGAATTGAATGGCAGTTATTTTACGCTGGAAAATTCAAATATTGTGAAAAGAAACTATTTCGGTCCCGAAGTGAATCTGGAATATGTGCTTTTTCCTAAATACAGATTCAGCCCATACATTTACGGTGGAGCCGGAGCTATGTATTCAAAATATAAACCTCAATATAAAACACAGTTCGGAGGAGGGCTGGAATATATGATCAGCCGGAATGTTTCACTGAGAGCTTCGGCTCAATATGACCTGGGATTCAAAGATGACTGGGAAGGCCTTGTGAATGGGAAAAGGAAAGATCAGGCTTTACGCTTTGGTATAGGAATCAATTTTTACTTCGGAAACAAATAA
- a CDS encoding carboxypeptidase-like regulatory domain-containing protein, translating to MKTLIKILSIFIFAFCLFSCNEDLVEQAQTGTLKGKVVKRGSNVPLSNVKIFTNPTTQTVFTGTDGSFEIAGMPVGNYSVKAELSGYITSFQSVNIQNQNQVVTAVFEMDDDTSLNSPPATPQLLSPIDNAVNQPLSVELTWSATDPDTADVLKYSLAIKNNLDTNVIQVNDLTANHYTLSNLKFGVSYFWQVSVSDGIHQPVLSSISKFTTNTVPANRYHYTQKQNGNFVIISSDDQGSNFQFTNSSYNSWRPRKNNNAGLIAFLRTEGGSTHIYTANPDGSNPFKVTTVAVAGFNNYEMDFAWSTNGKELIYSNFNKLYRINKDGSGLSLVYTTPDGSMISECDWSYDGSKIALKTNDYNGYNTKVYVIDMTGTVLKTVLSGSPGASGGLNFSVDGQLLLFTRDVSGYLDGSGNYRQLDSHIFIYNLVTDVISDISAESEKVMGTNDLDPRFSPNNAQIIFMNTSNDNISQRNVMAIDLNSSMTDLTRTALFSNGEMPDYE from the coding sequence ATGAAAACTTTAATTAAAATACTCAGCATATTCATCTTTGCTTTTTGTCTGTTTTCATGCAATGAAGACCTTGTAGAACAGGCTCAAACAGGAACACTAAAAGGAAAAGTTGTAAAAAGAGGCAGTAATGTGCCGCTTTCCAATGTGAAGATTTTTACCAATCCTACAACACAGACGGTTTTCACTGGTACAGACGGCTCTTTTGAAATCGCAGGCATGCCGGTAGGCAATTATTCTGTAAAAGCAGAGCTTTCGGGATATATTACCAGCTTTCAGTCTGTCAATATACAGAATCAAAATCAAGTGGTAACAGCAGTTTTTGAGATGGATGATGATACATCATTGAATTCTCCTCCCGCTACACCACAGTTGCTAAGTCCGATAGATAACGCAGTAAATCAACCTTTGAGCGTCGAATTAACCTGGAGCGCAACAGATCCGGATACAGCGGATGTTTTAAAATACAGTTTGGCAATTAAAAATAATCTTGACACTAATGTGATTCAGGTTAATGATTTGACAGCGAATCATTATACGCTTTCAAATCTGAAGTTTGGTGTAAGTTACTTCTGGCAGGTGTCTGTTTCGGACGGCATTCACCAGCCAGTTTTAAGCTCTATCAGTAAATTTACTACCAATACGGTACCGGCCAACAGGTATCATTATACCCAAAAACAGAATGGGAATTTTGTGATCATCTCCAGTGATGATCAGGGAAGTAATTTCCAGTTTACCAATTCTTCCTACAACAGCTGGCGGCCACGTAAGAACAACAATGCAGGTCTCATTGCTTTCCTTCGTACAGAAGGCGGAAGTACTCATATTTATACAGCCAATCCTGACGGTTCCAATCCTTTTAAAGTAACAACAGTAGCTGTAGCAGGTTTTAATAATTATGAAATGGATTTTGCATGGAGTACAAACGGTAAGGAGCTTATTTATTCTAATTTCAACAAACTGTACAGGATCAATAAAGACGGCAGCGGTCTGAGTCTGGTGTATACCACTCCTGACGGAAGTATGATATCCGAATGCGACTGGAGTTATGATGGTAGTAAAATAGCTTTGAAAACCAACGATTATAACGGCTATAATACCAAAGTTTATGTTATAGATATGACGGGAACTGTTCTTAAAACTGTATTGTCCGGTTCCCCGGGAGCCAGTGGTGGACTGAATTTCTCCGTAGACGGACAGCTTCTTCTCTTTACCCGTGATGTCTCAGGATATCTGGACGGAAGTGGAAATTACCGACAGCTGGATTCACATATTTTCATCTATAATCTTGTCACAGATGTTATAAGTGATATTTCTGCTGAAAGCGAAAAAGTGATGGGAACCAATGATCTTGACCCAAGATTCTCACCGAATAATGCACAGATCATTTTTATGAATACTTCCAATGATAATATTTCGCAAAGAAATGTAATGGCCATTGATCTTAACAGCAGTATGACGGATCTTACCCGAACAGCGCTTTTCAGCAACGGGGAGATGCCGGATTATGAATAA
- a CDS encoding response regulator transcription factor, translating into MMKPKLTIFDEPMLYTEGLSRLLTQSKIFSTIDICNSLETLSKHLKKEPSEMLVMSSNMLMLTEICKLVENIISEHKNTKIIVIGSSYDVIDMRKLFNKGIKGYLDKNCTYDEFLKSINVLLLNEIYICDHAKEKMMNFISSEQGKQNPHIKEPLTRREMEILKLICDGCSSKDISEKLFISINTVETHRKRILLKLNAKNSVGIVKYAIENHIID; encoded by the coding sequence ATGATGAAACCAAAATTGACCATTTTTGATGAGCCCATGCTTTATACCGAGGGATTATCAAGACTGCTTACACAAAGCAAAATTTTTAGCACAATTGACATTTGTAATTCTTTAGAAACCCTCTCCAAACACTTAAAAAAAGAGCCATCGGAAATGCTTGTCATGAGTTCCAACATGCTCATGCTTACAGAAATCTGCAAGTTGGTAGAAAACATTATTTCTGAACATAAAAACACCAAAATCATTGTCATAGGAAGCTCTTATGACGTGATAGATATGCGGAAGCTTTTCAACAAAGGCATCAAAGGTTATCTGGACAAGAACTGCACTTATGATGAGTTCCTGAAATCCATTAATGTTTTACTCCTCAATGAGATCTATATCTGTGATCATGCAAAGGAAAAAATGATGAATTTCATCAGCAGTGAGCAGGGAAAACAAAATCCCCACATCAAAGAACCCCTCACCCGCCGTGAAATGGAAATCCTGAAACTGATCTGCGACGGATGCAGCAGTAAAGATATCTCTGAAAAACTTTTTATCAGTATCAATACGGTAGAAACACACCGAAAAAGAATTCTTTTGAAACTGAATGCGAAAAACTCAGTCGGAATTGTAAAATATGCTATTGAGAATCATATTATCGACTGA
- a CDS encoding OsmC family protein, translating into MEKHHRYKITVQWTGNQGTGTSGYRDYERSHTISAENKIIIEGSSDPAFRGDRTKHNPEEMLLSSLSSCHMLWYLHFCSEAGIIVTDYTDEATGIMAETANGSGYFTEVTLHPAVTVAEESMKEKAEQLHHKANEYCFIANSVNFPVKHIPTTLVI; encoded by the coding sequence ATGGAAAAACATCATCGTTACAAAATCACCGTCCAATGGACAGGCAATCAGGGAACCGGAACCAGTGGATATAGAGATTACGAAAGAAGCCATACTATTTCTGCAGAAAACAAAATTATTATCGAGGGTTCATCAGATCCTGCTTTCCGTGGTGACAGAACAAAACATAATCCGGAAGAGATGCTTCTATCCTCACTTTCTTCCTGCCATATGTTGTGGTATCTTCATTTCTGTTCCGAGGCTGGCATTATTGTGACAGATTACACCGATGAAGCAACAGGTATAATGGCAGAAACAGCCAACGGAAGCGGATATTTTACAGAAGTAACCTTACATCCTGCAGTAACCGTTGCAGAAGAATCTATGAAGGAAAAAGCAGAACAGCTTCATCATAAAGCCAATGAATATTGTTTCATTGCCAACTCGGTTAATTTTCCGGTAAAGCATATCCCTACCACGTTAGTTATATGA
- a CDS encoding T9SS type A sorting domain-containing protein, whose amino-acid sequence MKKILLLAILVIQNISAQIVSKDNLFASNGIYSTPNYDAWSKMVQNSDGNIYFTYTKNNGMTPSPSFLSKLTATGTIDTTFGNSGEIQLPYTSYDSQLKMQQDGKLLIQAFTSDANINYSVVIRILPNGQLDNTFGVNGIAKIADINPDLNVRGYGLVLQNNKIIVYGQKTIIPLQDPTGIICRLNENGSLDTTFGMNGFINNFSNFNLVALDNQSNIIGFGYNKADPTGSAYVGAVAKYNADGQLITGFGNTGIVNLTFNPGYIQSAILDSNNNIIFSSFDPNAAGSLNKINANGTFDPSFTANFNSSFSSLNDILSIVEKNGYYYIGGMNYAQNGGEFFISKIAQNGQIDPVFNYFVETDPNLTTVGDMIINDNNIIANGSGYIVKYLLNSMTLATTNPGKSSSAVAIENPVSQNLIFTSKDRVTKIEIFSVGGQVIKTIKDSHSSVSDLSKGIYTAKVTFENGNTTSRKLIKN is encoded by the coding sequence ATGAAAAAAATTTTATTACTGGCTATTCTGGTGATTCAGAATATCTCTGCCCAGATTGTGTCTAAAGACAATCTTTTTGCTTCAAATGGTATCTATTCTACCCCCAACTATGATGCCTGGTCTAAAATGGTTCAAAATTCAGACGGAAACATTTATTTTACTTATACCAAGAATAATGGAATGACTCCCTCACCCTCTTTTTTATCAAAGCTAACCGCCACTGGTACAATTGATACCACTTTCGGAAACAGCGGTGAAATTCAACTACCTTACACTTCCTATGACAGTCAGCTGAAAATGCAGCAGGATGGCAAACTTTTAATTCAAGCATTTACGTCTGATGCAAATATCAACTACTCAGTGGTTATCAGAATACTTCCAAACGGACAATTAGACAATACCTTTGGCGTTAACGGAATCGCAAAAATTGCTGATATCAATCCTGATCTGAATGTTCGGGGATACGGACTTGTCCTTCAGAATAACAAAATAATCGTTTACGGACAGAAAACAATTATTCCCTTACAAGATCCTACAGGGATTATATGCAGACTGAATGAAAACGGAAGCCTGGATACCACATTTGGAATGAATGGCTTTATCAATAATTTTTCAAACTTTAACTTAGTCGCTTTAGACAACCAATCCAATATTATCGGTTTTGGATACAACAAGGCAGATCCTACAGGTTCGGCATATGTGGGTGCTGTGGCAAAATACAACGCAGATGGACAGCTTATTACAGGTTTTGGAAACACAGGTATTGTCAATCTAACTTTCAATCCAGGATATATACAATCTGCAATCCTTGACAGCAATAACAATATTATTTTTTCAAGCTTTGATCCGAACGCAGCCGGAAGTCTTAACAAAATTAATGCAAACGGAACTTTTGACCCATCATTTACAGCTAATTTCAATTCTTCCTTTTCCTCTTTGAATGATATTTTGAGTATCGTTGAAAAAAATGGCTACTACTACATCGGAGGAATGAATTATGCCCAGAACGGAGGTGAATTTTTCATTTCAAAAATTGCTCAAAACGGACAAATAGATCCTGTTTTCAATTATTTTGTGGAAACAGACCCAAACCTGACAACAGTTGGAGATATGATCATTAACGACAACAATATCATTGCTAACGGAAGCGGCTATATCGTAAAATACCTTCTTAATAGTATGACATTGGCAACCACTAATCCGGGCAAATCTTCTTCTGCAGTTGCCATTGAAAACCCCGTAAGCCAAAACCTCATCTTCACATCAAAGGATAGAGTGACTAAAATAGAAATTTTCTCCGTTGGCGGGCAGGTAATAAAAACAATAAAAGACTCTCACTCTTCTGTTTCAGACTTATCCAAAGGGATCTATACCGCAAAGGTAACTTTCGAGAATGGTAATACGACCAGTAGAAAGCTCATCAAAAATTAA
- a CDS encoding ribonuclease E/G, protein MKKELIVSHEDDLTKIALLEDGRLCELHEQEDKSDFIVGDLFIGKVKKLAPNLNAAFVNIGYDKDAFLHYQDLGPQYLTYKKFLKDTISKKQSTSSLKNFEIQPEIDKNGTVDKVIVKDDIVLLQITKEPISTKGPRISTQISLTGRFLVLIPFDNKVSISKKIRSFEEKERLRTLIDSIKPEGFGVIIRTVAEGKKVADLHNDMNQLVQKWESTFKNIQKNKVPSKVLSEEDKASAILRDNFNQDFVNIICDDEQMVSEMTNYVEVIAPEKKNIVQFYDSHIPLLEYYNVEKQLKQSFGKHVNIPSSKGAYLVIEHTEALHVVDVNSGNNITTGAAVNKEHALKVNKMAATEIARQLRLRDMGGIIVIDFIDMPNSDHRRDLYEHLKEEMKRDKARHKILPPSKFGLIQITRQRNRPEKQIDTKEENPNKDGEIVAPIVIVERMGETLRNILQKEKGKIYLHVHPFVEAYLTKGIKSIQMKWFIKYKKWVTIVPRDSFKYLEYKIYNAKKEELIEFSN, encoded by the coding sequence ATGAAGAAAGAACTAATAGTTTCGCATGAAGATGATCTTACAAAGATTGCATTACTGGAAGACGGAAGACTATGTGAACTTCATGAGCAAGAGGACAAAAGCGATTTTATAGTTGGAGATCTGTTTATAGGAAAAGTAAAAAAACTGGCACCCAATCTGAATGCAGCATTCGTCAATATCGGATATGACAAGGATGCATTTCTGCACTATCAGGATCTGGGGCCTCAGTATCTTACATACAAAAAGTTTTTAAAAGATACTATTTCTAAAAAACAAAGCACTTCAAGCTTAAAGAATTTCGAGATACAACCCGAAATAGACAAAAATGGAACGGTAGATAAAGTGATCGTCAAAGACGATATAGTTCTTCTGCAAATCACTAAGGAGCCAATTTCTACAAAAGGCCCAAGAATCTCTACCCAAATCTCTCTGACAGGACGCTTTCTGGTTCTGATCCCTTTCGACAATAAAGTTTCTATTTCTAAAAAGATCAGAAGTTTTGAAGAAAAGGAAAGACTGAGAACCCTTATCGACAGTATCAAACCTGAAGGTTTCGGAGTTATCATCAGAACAGTAGCCGAAGGAAAAAAAGTAGCGGATCTTCATAATGATATGAACCAGCTGGTTCAGAAATGGGAAAGCACTTTTAAAAACATCCAGAAAAATAAAGTTCCATCCAAAGTTTTAAGCGAAGAAGACAAAGCTTCAGCTATTTTAAGAGACAATTTTAATCAGGATTTCGTAAATATCATCTGCGATGATGAGCAAATGGTAAGCGAAATGACAAATTATGTAGAAGTAATTGCCCCTGAAAAGAAAAATATTGTCCAGTTTTATGATTCCCATATTCCTCTTCTGGAATATTACAATGTTGAAAAACAGCTTAAACAGAGCTTCGGAAAACACGTTAACATTCCAAGTTCCAAAGGAGCCTATCTTGTTATTGAACACACAGAAGCACTTCACGTCGTTGACGTCAACTCCGGCAACAATATTACTACCGGAGCCGCTGTCAATAAAGAACATGCACTGAAAGTGAACAAAATGGCCGCTACTGAAATCGCAAGACAACTTCGCCTCCGCGATATGGGAGGTATCATCGTTATTGATTTCATAGACATGCCAAATTCTGATCACAGAAGAGATCTTTACGAGCATCTGAAAGAGGAAATGAAGCGCGACAAAGCACGCCACAAAATCCTTCCTCCTAGTAAATTTGGTCTGATCCAGATCACCAGACAAAGAAACCGTCCGGAAAAGCAGATCGACACCAAAGAAGAAAACCCGAACAAAGACGGAGAAATTGTAGCTCCTATTGTTATCGTTGAAAGAATGGGTGAAACCTTAAGAAACATCCTGCAGAAAGAAAAAGGAAAAATCTATCTGCATGTACACCCGTTTGTGGAAGCCTACCTTACAAAAGGCATTAAAAGTATCCAGATGAAATGGTTTATCAAATACAAAAAATGGGTAACCATCGTTCCAAGAGATTCTTTTAAATATTTAGAATACAAAATCTACAATGCTAAAAAAGAAGAATTAATAGAATTCTCTAATTAA
- a CDS encoding HU family DNA-binding protein, with protein sequence MTKAELVNTISNKLGTEKNETQKVVEAFMQEIRTSMYNGDNVYLRGFGSFIIKTRAAKTGRNISKNTAIEIPAHNIPAFKPSKSFVEKVKTKVAVK encoded by the coding sequence ATGACAAAGGCAGAATTGGTAAACACCATCTCAAATAAGTTGGGAACAGAAAAGAATGAAACACAGAAAGTTGTAGAAGCTTTTATGCAGGAGATCAGAACTTCTATGTATAATGGGGATAATGTTTATCTAAGAGGTTTTGGATCTTTTATCATTAAAACAAGAGCTGCTAAAACAGGAAGAAATATTTCTAAAAACACTGCAATTGAGATTCCTGCTCATAACATTCCTGCTTTCAAACCTTCAAAATCTTTTGTTGAGAAAGTAAAAACTAAAGTTGCAGTAAAATAA